The DNA window TCCTGCCGGAAACTCAGTAGTAGTGTAAAATAGACTAATGTCTTTCCAAAAATTAAGACAACTGATTCCTCAAAGACTAATCAATCTTCTCTGGCATTTACCCCAAGCCATTTTGGCCAACCTGATTTACGGCTTTCCCGGTAAAAAACTAACGGTGATCGGAGTGACCGGTACCTCCGGTAAAACCTCGGTCAGCCACTTGCTTTACCACATCCTGAAGCAAAACGGTTTTAAGGTGGATTTATTATCTACGATTTCAGTCCCTGGTCTACACGTCACCAATCCTGAGCCGTTTATCCTGCAAAAATTATTAAAAAAAAGCCTGGATCAAGGCTGCACCCATGTAGTTTTAGAGGTAACTTCCCATGGTTTAGACCAATACCGGAATTGGGGAATTAAGTTTAAGTATGGCCTGATCACCAACATTACCCATGAGCATTTGGATTATCATAAAACTTTTGCCAATTACCAACAGGCTAAGCTGAAGTTATTAAAAATGGCCGAGACTCCGATAAAATTCCAAGATTCCGCTAATTTTGTCAAGGCTAATGAAAATGCTGCCTCAGCCATTGCTGAAAAAATAGGTTTAAGCCGTTCGGCTATTGCTCGTTCCATTACCACTTTTCCCGGTGTTCCCGGCCGGATGGAATTTGTTCAGAAAAAACCTTTTGGAGTAGTAATCGACTTTGCCCACAAACCTGACGCTCTGGAAAAAGCCTTAATCGCCCTCCGTTTGACAACGAAAAACCGCCTCATTGCTGTTTTTGGCTGTGCCGGTCTAAGGGATAGATTAAAACGGCCGATGATGGGAGAAATCTCCGGACGCCTGGCGGATATTACGGTTTTAACTGCCGAAGACCCACGCACAGAAGACGTAAACGAGATTATCAACCAAATTAAAAGCGGTTGGGACAAAGCCAAAAAACCTCCGAACCGCCAACTTTGTCTTGAACCCGACCGTCAAGCTGCCATTAATCTGGCAATTAAACTGGCTCAACCAGGCGATTCCGTCGCTCTTTTTGGTAAAGCCCACGAAAAATCAATGTGTTTTGGTACAATAGAAACTGCCTGGTCAGAATACCGGGCAGTTAGGCAGGCTTTATGTCAAATTTAACCGCCCTTATTTTAGCCGCCGGTGCCGGTAAACGGATTAAACCGATTGTTACCGGTAAGCCCTTTTTGCCTTTTTGTGGCCAGACTTTGCTTAGTTGGATAATCAATGACCTTAAAAGCATCGGCATTAAGCAATTTATCGTGGTAGTTAATCCTCAGGATAAAGAAAAAGTAAAAAAACACCCCTTGGCCATTCAGGAAAAACCGACGGGAATGGCCGGAGCGGTTTTAGCTGCAAGGAGACTCCTCGCAGGACCGACAATAATTGTTAATGGGGATGATTTGATCGACCCTAAAATCTGGCAGGCTTTTAAAGCGGCGATTATCAAAACCCCCGACCAAATTTGTCTCACTGGAATCAAAAGTGATTTAACCGGGGGTTATTTTGACCTACAGGGAGAGAACCTGCAGGTGGTAGAAAAGCCGACAGAGGCAGAGCGGCCGAGTAATTGGTTAAAACTGGTTTTGGATTATTTTCCCAACATTCAAGATTTTATTACAGTTTTAGATAAAGTTCAGTCAGACAAAGATGGTCTTTATGAAAAAGCCTTAAACCAATTACTTGAAATCAAACCAGCCCAATTAGTCAAAGCCGACGGTTATTTCCAGCCTTTAAAATTTCCCTGGCAGATTTTAGACATGACCCAAATTTTTTTAATTAATCGGCTTAAGCCAGGGATTGATAAAACTGCTTCAATCCATCCGACCGCCGTGATTGAAGGCCCGGTCCAAATCGAAGCCGGTGCCAAAATTATGCCTTATGCAGTGATTAAAGGGCCGGCTTTTTTGGGTAAAAATGTGCTTATCGGCGACCACGTTTTAGTCCGTCAATCTCTGATTGAGTCTAATTCAATTGTCGGTTTTAAGAGTGAAATCTGCCGCAGCTATGTCGGTCCTAATAATAATTTTCATTCTAACTATGTCGGCGATTCGGTGATTGAAGCCGATTCCAACCTAGGCTCTGGCGCCACTTTGGCCAACCTTCGCTTTGACAAGAAAGAGATTATTCCCGGCCGGATTAAATTTGGTTGCGTTATGGCCCGGGCCAGCCAATTAGGGGTGAATACTTCCGTTATGCCCGGCATTACTTTGGGAGCTAAAGCGATTGCTAACAGCGGCTTGGTGATTAAGGAAAATTTAGCAGCTAATGAATTTAAGAAAAATTAAGACAATCCACTTTACTGGCATTAAGGGCGTCGGAATGACCGCTTTGGCCTTAGGGGTCCAGGATTTGGGCAAAAATGTTTCCGGCAGCGATACTGAGGAAATTTTTCCTACCAACGCGATTTTAAAGCAACGTCAGATTAAGGTTAAATCCGGTTTTTCTGCCAGGAATATACCTAAAAATTGTGATTTACTAATTTATACCGGCGCCCACAACGGTCAAGCCAATCCTGAAGTTGTCAGCGCTCTTTCCCGGGGAATTCCGGTTTTAGCCCACAGCCAGGCCCTGGGTTTATTTTCTTCCGGTTTTAAAACTTTGGCGGTTGCCGGGGTTGGCGGTAAATCCACTACCTCGGCCATCCTGGCGACAATCTTGGATTCGGCTGGCTTAAAGCCCTGTTTTTGTGTTGGCGCCGGTGACGTTCCCTGCCTTAAAACTCCCGGGAGAATGGTTAGAAAATCTGCTTATTTTGTGGCCGAAGCCGATGAATATGTGACGGACCCACAGCTGAATTTAACCCCCAGATTTCATTATTTAAGTCCGTTTGTTAGTATCATTACCAACATTGAATATGACCACCCGGATGTTTACCAGAACCTTGAGGCAATCTTTGACAGTTTTCGGACTTTTATTAAACCGGTTCCCCCGGATGGTTTAGTAGTGGTTAACTTTGATAATTCCCATGTCCGGCAGTTTATTAAAACCATTGATAAGCCGATCGCCACTTACGGTTTTTCTCCCCAAGCCGATTGGCAGATTGTTAAAGCCCATGTGGCGGACAAAAAACAATTTTTACAATTAAAATATAAAAATATTGTCTGGCCGGAATTAATTATTAATCTTCCCGGCAATTACAATGCCTTGAATAGCGTCGCTGCGGTAGCGGCCGCTCATCATTTAGGCGTTAGTCCTGACAAAATTATCCTGGGCTTAAAAAGATTTACGGGGGTGAAACGCCGGTTTGAGTTTATCGCGACTGTTAAAGGGGTTAGTCTTTATGATGATTATGCTCACCACCCGACGGAAATTCAAGCCGTTTTATCAGCGGCTAAAAATTGGTTCCCGGGTAAAAGGCTGATTACTATTTTCCAGTCGCACACTTATTCCCGGACTAAAGCCCTTTTAAGCGACTTTGCCAGGAGTTTTGAATTGGCCGATGAAGTCATTATTAACGACATTTTTCCTTCCGCCCGGGAAAAAGATAATCTGGGTTTAATCGGACCGAT is part of the Candidatus Beckwithbacteria bacterium genome and encodes:
- a CDS encoding UDP-N-acetylmuramoyl-L-alanyl-D-glutamate--2,6-diaminopimelate ligase is translated as MSFQKLRQLIPQRLINLLWHLPQAILANLIYGFPGKKLTVIGVTGTSGKTSVSHLLYHILKQNGFKVDLLSTISVPGLHVTNPEPFILQKLLKKSLDQGCTHVVLEVTSHGLDQYRNWGIKFKYGLITNITHEHLDYHKTFANYQQAKLKLLKMAETPIKFQDSANFVKANENAASAIAEKIGLSRSAIARSITTFPGVPGRMEFVQKKPFGVVIDFAHKPDALEKALIALRLTTKNRLIAVFGCAGLRDRLKRPMMGEISGRLADITVLTAEDPRTEDVNEIINQIKSGWDKAKKPPNRQLCLEPDRQAAINLAIKLAQPGDSVALFGKAHEKSMCFGTIETAWSEYRAVRQALCQI
- a CDS encoding NTP transferase domain-containing protein encodes the protein MSNLTALILAAGAGKRIKPIVTGKPFLPFCGQTLLSWIINDLKSIGIKQFIVVVNPQDKEKVKKHPLAIQEKPTGMAGAVLAARRLLAGPTIIVNGDDLIDPKIWQAFKAAIIKTPDQICLTGIKSDLTGGYFDLQGENLQVVEKPTEAERPSNWLKLVLDYFPNIQDFITVLDKVQSDKDGLYEKALNQLLEIKPAQLVKADGYFQPLKFPWQILDMTQIFLINRLKPGIDKTASIHPTAVIEGPVQIEAGAKIMPYAVIKGPAFLGKNVLIGDHVLVRQSLIESNSIVGFKSEICRSYVGPNNNFHSNYVGDSVIEADSNLGSGATLANLRFDKKEIIPGRIKFGCVMARASQLGVNTSVMPGITLGAKAIANSGLVIKENLAANEFKKN
- the murC gene encoding UDP-N-acetylmuramate--L-alanine ligase, with amino-acid sequence MNLRKIKTIHFTGIKGVGMTALALGVQDLGKNVSGSDTEEIFPTNAILKQRQIKVKSGFSARNIPKNCDLLIYTGAHNGQANPEVVSALSRGIPVLAHSQALGLFSSGFKTLAVAGVGGKSTTSAILATILDSAGLKPCFCVGAGDVPCLKTPGRMVRKSAYFVAEADEYVTDPQLNLTPRFHYLSPFVSIITNIEYDHPDVYQNLEAIFDSFRTFIKPVPPDGLVVVNFDNSHVRQFIKTIDKPIATYGFSPQADWQIVKAHVADKKQFLQLKYKNIVWPELIINLPGNYNALNSVAAVAAAHHLGVSPDKIILGLKRFTGVKRRFEFIATVKGVSLYDDYAHHPTEIQAVLSAAKNWFPGKRLITIFQSHTYSRTKALLSDFARSFELADEVIINDIFPSAREKDNLGLIGPIFSQEVKKYHSRVHYCPGEPETMNCLKKIVAKNDVIFTLGAGNNWLWYKQIIKLLKTR